The following coding sequences lie in one Komagataeibacter sucrofermentans DSM 15973 genomic window:
- a CDS encoding endoglucanase: protein MSTPEKEAGTQVNIDNQQDVDRMLTDGYGISSAGFHYRPFKQKRPPRPEVRHDESGAEQAAAAEHAPAAEEASQHFVSSYDDTYSTPAAPEAAPVEAAEQPQHYGETAYTPAAHDAYAAQPEPEQAAPEPYVAHDDTPAAEPETYAATHAETVTVPEYAAAPQPVATPVPPQPAPVAPVVAAVAQPVRQERPSLSPVTPPKPAVSSFMAPRPAPAFGSASATPPIAAEDWAPVPKAQQQRGQRLTGPGFFFGAGSERAPAARLFQSAPVSRPVSKPVSKVTTMTKVDKSSPNDSQAGRPAPTDNSPTLTEVFMTLGGRATDRLVPKPSLRDALLRKREGTNGES, encoded by the coding sequence GTGAGCACACCTGAAAAGGAAGCAGGAACGCAGGTGAATATCGACAACCAGCAGGATGTCGACCGTATGCTGACGGATGGCTACGGTATCAGCAGTGCAGGTTTTCACTACCGCCCTTTCAAGCAGAAGCGCCCGCCCAGGCCAGAAGTCAGGCACGACGAGTCTGGCGCAGAGCAGGCCGCAGCAGCCGAGCACGCTCCTGCCGCTGAAGAAGCATCGCAGCATTTCGTTTCTTCCTACGATGATACCTATTCCACCCCGGCAGCGCCTGAGGCTGCGCCTGTTGAGGCAGCAGAACAGCCGCAGCACTACGGGGAAACAGCCTACACGCCTGCCGCGCATGATGCCTATGCCGCACAGCCGGAGCCGGAACAGGCCGCGCCCGAGCCTTATGTTGCGCATGACGATACGCCCGCAGCCGAACCCGAGACCTATGCCGCCACGCACGCCGAAACCGTAACGGTTCCGGAATATGCGGCCGCCCCTCAGCCAGTTGCGACCCCCGTGCCGCCGCAGCCCGCGCCCGTGGCCCCGGTTGTTGCTGCCGTGGCGCAGCCGGTCAGGCAGGAGCGGCCCTCATTGTCGCCAGTGACGCCCCCCAAACCTGCGGTGTCTTCCTTCATGGCGCCCCGTCCTGCCCCGGCTTTTGGCTCGGCTTCAGCCACGCCCCCCATCGCAGCAGAGGACTGGGCCCCCGTGCCCAAGGCCCAGCAGCAGCGTGGGCAGCGTTTGACAGGGCCAGGCTTCTTTTTTGGTGCGGGAAGTGAGCGGGCGCCCGCAGCAAGGCTGTTCCAGTCGGCACCGGTGTCCCGGCCTGTTTCAAAACCTGTTTCCAAGGTGACCACAATGACCAAAGTTGACAAGAGTTCCCCGAATGACAGTCAGGCAGGCCGCCCTGCACCGACCGACAATTCTCCGACCCTGACCGAAGTGTTCATGACCCTTGGCGGTCGGGCCACGGATCGGCTGGTGCCCAAGCCCAGCCTGCGTGATGCCCTGTTGCGCAAGCGTGAAGGCACGAACGGCGAATCCTGA
- a CDS encoding cellulose biosynthesis cyclic di-GMP-binding regulatory protein BcsB — protein sequence MVSLIALLVFATGAQAAPVASKAPAPQPAGSDLPPLPAAPPQAAPPAAASAAPPATTPAADASAASAADAVVDNAENAIAGSDVATVHTYSLRELGAQSALKMQGAATLQGLQFGIPADQLVTSARLVVSGAMSPSLQPDTSAVTITLNEQFIGTLRPDPTHPTFGPLSFDINPIFFISGNRLNFSFASSSKGCTDPSNGLLWASVSEHSELQITTIPLPPHRQLSRLPQPFFDKNVKQKIVIPFVLAQTFDPEVLKATGILASWFGQQTDYRGVTFPVFSTIPQTGNAVVVGVADELPSALGRQAVSGPTLMEVANPSDPNGTILLVTGRDRDEVITASKGIGFGSSTLPTANRMDVAPIEVGARVANDAPSFIPTNRPVRLGELVPDSALQAEGYAPGALAVPFRVSPDLYTWRDRPYKLNVRFRAPPGPIVDVSRSSLNVGINDTYLEAYPLREPDSPLDQLLHGVGLGHRNNDSVQQHTMPIPTYRVFGQNQLLFYFEMAAMVEPGCKPGPSTFHMGIDPNSTIDLSNSYHITQMPNLAFMASAGFPFTTYADLSRSAVVLPEHPNGMIVSAYLDLMGFMGATTWYPVSGVDVVSSDHVNDVADRNLIVLSTLANSGDVSQLLSNSAYQISDGRLHMALRSTLSGVWNLFQDPMSAINSTAPTDVESTLTGGVAAMVEAESPLASGRTVLALLSGDGQGLNNLVQILAQRKNQAKIQGDLVLAHGDDLTSYRSSPLYTVGTVPLWLKPDWYMHNHPSRVVVVGLFGCLLVVAVLMRALTKHALRRRRELQEERQRT from the coding sequence ATGGTGTCCCTGATCGCGCTGCTGGTCTTTGCAACGGGGGCACAGGCTGCGCCTGTTGCTTCCAAGGCGCCAGCTCCGCAGCCCGCAGGTTCAGACCTGCCACCTCTCCCTGCCGCACCGCCGCAGGCTGCTCCGCCCGCAGCCGCGAGTGCCGCCCCGCCCGCCACAACCCCGGCGGCGGATGCCTCAGCAGCCAGCGCGGCTGATGCGGTCGTGGACAATGCCGAGAACGCCATCGCCGGGTCTGACGTGGCGACGGTGCATACATATTCCCTCAGGGAACTTGGTGCGCAGAGTGCCCTCAAAATGCAGGGCGCTGCTACGCTGCAGGGCCTGCAGTTCGGTATTCCGGCCGACCAGCTCGTGACTTCGGCGCGGCTTGTCGTGTCGGGTGCGATGTCGCCCAGCCTCCAGCCTGACACCAGCGCGGTCACGATCACGCTGAACGAACAGTTCATCGGCACGCTGCGGCCTGACCCCACACACCCTACATTTGGGCCGCTCTCGTTTGATATCAACCCCATCTTCTTCATCAGTGGCAACCGGCTGAATTTCAGCTTCGCTTCAAGCTCGAAGGGCTGCACGGACCCCAGCAACGGGTTGCTCTGGGCCAGCGTGTCCGAACATTCCGAGCTGCAGATCACCACCATCCCGCTTCCCCCGCATCGCCAGCTGTCGCGTCTGCCCCAGCCGTTCTTCGACAAGAACGTAAAGCAGAAGATCGTCATTCCGTTCGTTCTCGCACAGACATTTGATCCCGAAGTGCTGAAGGCGACGGGCATCCTGGCATCGTGGTTCGGCCAGCAGACCGATTACCGTGGCGTCACCTTCCCGGTCTTCTCCACCATTCCGCAAACGGGCAACGCCGTTGTTGTCGGCGTGGCTGACGAGCTGCCTTCCGCCCTCGGGCGCCAGGCGGTCAGTGGCCCCACGCTTATGGAAGTGGCCAATCCATCCGACCCCAACGGCACGATCCTGCTCGTAACCGGGCGCGACCGTGATGAAGTCATCACCGCGAGCAAGGGCATCGGTTTTGGTTCGAGCACCCTGCCGACAGCCAACCGCATGGACGTGGCGCCGATCGAGGTCGGGGCCCGCGTGGCGAATGACGCGCCCTCCTTCATTCCGACCAACCGCCCGGTCCGCCTGGGCGAACTGGTGCCAGACAGCGCCCTGCAGGCTGAAGGTTACGCCCCTGGCGCGCTGGCGGTGCCATTCCGTGTCTCGCCTGACCTGTATACGTGGCGCGATCGGCCGTACAAGCTGAACGTCCGTTTCCGCGCGCCGCCGGGGCCGATCGTGGATGTGTCGCGCTCGTCGCTCAATGTAGGCATCAACGATACCTATCTCGAGGCCTATCCGCTGCGTGAGCCGGATTCACCGCTGGACCAGCTCCTGCATGGGGTGGGCCTTGGCCATCGTAATAATGACAGCGTGCAGCAGCACACCATGCCCATCCCGACCTACCGGGTCTTTGGCCAGAACCAGCTGCTGTTCTATTTCGAGATGGCGGCGATGGTCGAGCCGGGCTGCAAACCCGGCCCGAGCACGTTCCATATGGGCATTGATCCCAATTCGACGATCGATCTGTCCAACTCCTATCACATCACCCAGATGCCCAACCTCGCCTTCATGGCCAGTGCGGGCTTTCCGTTCACCACCTATGCCGACCTGTCGCGCTCGGCCGTGGTGCTGCCCGAACACCCCAATGGCATGATTGTCAGCGCCTATCTCGACCTCATGGGCTTCATGGGGGCGACGACATGGTATCCGGTGTCTGGCGTTGATGTGGTCTCCAGCGACCATGTGAATGACGTGGCGGACCGGAACCTGATTGTCCTGTCCACGCTGGCCAATAGCGGTGATGTTTCGCAGCTGCTGAGCAATTCGGCCTATCAGATTTCCGATGGGCGGCTGCACATGGCCCTGCGTTCGACGCTGAGCGGCGTGTGGAACCTTTTCCAGGATCCCATGTCGGCCATCAACAGCACGGCCCCGACCGATGTCGAGAGCACGCTGACCGGTGGCGTGGCCGCGATGGTCGAGGCGGAATCGCCGCTGGCATCGGGTCGGACCGTTCTCGCGCTGCTTTCGGGTGACGGGCAGGGGCTCAACAACCTTGTGCAGATCCTGGCGCAGCGGAAAAACCAGGCCAAGATCCAGGGTGATCTGGTGCTGGCACATGGGGATGACCTGACCTCCTACCGCAGCTCGCCGCTGTATACGGTTGGCACCGTGCCGCTGTGGCTCAAGCCTGACTGGTATATGCACAACCATCCCAGCCGCGTGGTCGTGGTTGGCCTGTTCGGTTGCCTTCTGGTGGTGGCTGTCCTGATGCGCGCCCTGACCAAGCATGCTCTGCGCCGCCGTCGGGAGTTGCAGGAAGAAAGGCAGAGAACGTGA
- the bcsA gene encoding UDP-forming cellulose synthase catalytic subunit encodes MSEVQSPVPTESRLGRISNKILSLRGASYIVGALGLCALIAATTVTLNNNEQLIVAAVCVVIFFVVGRGKSRRTQIFLEVLSALVSLRYLTWRLTETLDFNTWIQGILGVILLMAELYALYMLFLSYFQTIQPLHRAPLPLPDNVDDWPTVDIFIPTYDEQLSIVRLTVLGALGIDWPPDKVNVYILDDGVRPEFEQFAKDCGALYIGRVDSAHAKAGNLNHAIKRTSGDYILILDCDHIPTRAFLQIAMGWMVADRKIALMQTPHHFYSPDPFQRNLAVGYRTPPEGNLFYGVIQDGNDFWDATFFCGSCAILRREAIESIGGFAVETVTEDAHTALRMQRRGWSTAYLRIPVASGLATERLTTHIGQRMRWARGMIQIFRVDNPMLGRGLKLGQRLCYLSAMTSFFFAIPRVIFLASPLAFLFAGQNIIAAAPLAVAAYALPHMFHSIATAAKVNKGWRYSFWSEVYETTMALFLVRVTIVTLLFPSKGKFNVTEKGGVLEEEEFDLGATYPNIIFATIMMGGLLIGLFELIVRFNQLDVIARNAYLLNCAWALISLIILFAAIAVGRETKQVRYNHRVEAHIPVTVYDAPAEGQPHTYYNATHGMTQDVSMGGVAVHIPLPDVTTGPVKKRIHAVLDGEEIDIPATMLRCTNGKAVFTWDNNDLDTERDIVRFVFGRADAWLQWNNYEDDRPLRSLWSLLLSIKALFRKKGKIMANSRPKKKPLALPVERREPTTIHSGQTQEGKISRAAS; translated from the coding sequence ATGTCAGAGGTTCAGTCGCCAGTACCCACGGAGAGTAGGCTAGGCCGCATCTCCAACAAGATACTGTCACTGCGTGGGGCCAGCTATATAGTTGGAGCGCTGGGGCTTTGTGCACTTATTGCCGCGACCACGGTTACGCTGAACAATAATGAGCAGCTAATTGTGGCAGCTGTATGTGTTGTCATCTTTTTTGTTGTCGGGCGTGGCAAGAGCCGGCGCACCCAGATTTTTCTCGAGGTGCTCTCCGCGCTGGTTTCCCTGCGTTACCTGACATGGCGCCTGACCGAAACGCTCGACTTCAATACATGGATTCAGGGCATACTGGGCGTAATCCTGCTCATGGCCGAGCTGTATGCCCTGTACATGCTGTTTCTCAGCTATTTCCAGACAATCCAGCCGCTTCATCGTGCGCCGCTGCCCCTGCCTGACAATGTTGACGACTGGCCGACTGTCGATATCTTCATCCCGACCTATGATGAGCAGCTGAGCATCGTGCGCCTGACCGTGCTGGGCGCGCTCGGCATCGACTGGCCGCCCGATAAAGTGAATGTCTATATCCTTGATGACGGTGTGCGGCCCGAATTCGAGCAGTTCGCCAAGGATTGCGGCGCCCTGTATATCGGGCGTGTCGACAGCGCGCACGCCAAGGCGGGTAACCTCAACCACGCCATTAAGCGGACTTCCGGCGATTACATTCTCATCCTGGATTGTGACCATATTCCGACACGCGCGTTCCTGCAGATCGCCATGGGGTGGATGGTCGCTGACCGCAAGATCGCCCTGATGCAGACGCCGCATCACTTCTACTCTCCCGATCCGTTCCAGCGTAACCTGGCCGTGGGCTACCGCACCCCGCCGGAAGGCAACCTGTTCTACGGCGTCATCCAGGATGGCAACGACTTCTGGGATGCCACCTTCTTCTGCGGCTCATGCGCCATCCTGCGGCGTGAGGCCATTGAATCGATCGGCGGCTTTGCGGTTGAAACCGTGACGGAAGATGCCCATACCGCCCTGCGCATGCAGCGCCGCGGCTGGTCCACCGCTTACCTGCGCATTCCCGTTGCCAGTGGTCTGGCCACCGAGCGACTGACCACCCATATCGGCCAGCGCATGCGCTGGGCGCGCGGCATGATCCAGATCTTCCGCGTGGATAACCCGATGCTCGGGCGCGGCCTGAAGTTGGGCCAGCGGCTTTGCTATCTTTCGGCCATGACGTCGTTCTTCTTCGCCATTCCGCGCGTTATCTTCCTTGCCTCGCCGCTGGCGTTCCTGTTTGCGGGCCAGAACATCATCGCCGCCGCGCCACTGGCCGTGGCGGCCTATGCCCTCCCGCACATGTTCCACTCCATTGCAACCGCCGCCAAGGTGAACAAGGGCTGGCGCTATTCGTTCTGGAGTGAGGTGTACGAAACCACCATGGCGCTGTTCCTGGTGCGCGTGACCATCGTCACCCTGCTGTTCCCCTCCAAGGGCAAATTCAACGTGACGGAAAAGGGCGGCGTGCTTGAGGAGGAAGAGTTCGATCTTGGGGCGACCTACCCCAACATCATTTTCGCCACCATCATGATGGGTGGCCTGCTGATCGGTCTGTTCGAGTTGATCGTGCGTTTCAATCAGCTCGATGTCATTGCCAGGAACGCTTATCTCCTGAACTGCGCCTGGGCGCTGATCAGTCTCATCATCCTTTTCGCTGCCATTGCCGTGGGGCGCGAGACCAAGCAGGTCCGTTACAACCATCGTGTCGAAGCGCATATCCCGGTAACGGTTTACGATGCGCCTGCCGAAGGGCAGCCCCATACCTATTATAATGCGACGCACGGCATGACCCAGGATGTTTCCATGGGTGGTGTTGCCGTGCACATCCCCTTGCCCGATGTCACCACGGGGCCTGTCAAGAAACGTATCCATGCCGTGCTTGATGGCGAGGAAATCGATATTCCCGCCACCATGCTGCGCTGCACGAATGGCAAGGCCGTGTTCACATGGGACAATAATGACCTTGATACGGAACGCGATATTGTCCGCTTCGTGTTCGGGCGGGCTGATGCCTGGCTGCAATGGAACAATTATGAGGATGACAGACCGCTACGCAGCCTGTGGAGCCTGCTGCTCAGCATTAAGGCGCTGTTCCGCAAAAAAGGCAAAATAATGGCCAATAGTCGTCCAAAAAAGAAACCACTTGCACTACCGGTTGAGCGCAGGGAGCCCACAACCATCCACAGTGGACAGACACAAGAAGGAAAGATCAGCCGTGCGGCCTCGTGA